The window CTGTGGGACAGGCTTCCACAATAGGACTTACAAGAACCTCCAAAAGTCCGCCTCCTGCCGCATAGATGGCCACTGAGATAAAAAGGCCCATCCATGCCTGGGAAAACAATCCCGGCAGAACAGTCAGAGAGATCAGTCCGATTGCCGACAATACGTGTGCCGTTATCATGGAAGCACGGTATCCTACCCGGTCAATCACACCTGCTGACAATAAATCCACCAACAGCTGGATTCCAAAATTAAGGGTCACAAGCATGGTGATCCTGGATAAGGAAATGCCATACTCGGACTGGAATGTCAGAAACAAAAGGGGAACAAAATTGTTAATGATCGCCTGTACGATATAGCTCAAAAAACAGGCATGGACGGTTTTGGTATAATCTTTATTCATTGTAATCACCTGCTGTTTATTTTTTTGTATTATACCGCATATTTTTTTGAAATTCTTGTAAATTACCGCCAGTTTATGATACAATCTAGCCAATCAAGCAAAGGAGAATGCTCTATGCAAAGCACGAAAATACTCACCGACGAATCCATGATGGAGCTTGTCCCCCACGGTTCCTCCACGTTTCCCTTTCAATATTATTACGAGGATGTAGGAAAATTTGATAACCAATGCATTGACTGGCACTGGCATAAGGAATTTGAGCTGGTATCCGTAACAGAAGGGATCCTCCAGTGCTCCGTGGGAAACATCAATCACATACTGGAAGCCGGAGATGGGATATTCATCAATTCCGGCGTCATTCACCGCTTTCTCTCAGCCGGAACAGCGGTCATCCCAAACGTTTTGTTTGCATCTGATTTCATTGCACCGGAAAGCAGCTCCATTCACGAAAAATACCTCCTTCCCTTTCTCACCTCAGGCATTTCCCACTTTGTGCTGAAGAGTAACACTCCCTGGCAGAAAGACGTTCTCTTCTCTCTTATAAGGCTGTATTACTTATGTGAACATCCCGGACCGGCCTGGGAGCTGGAAGCCCATACCCTGGTCTGCCAGGTCTGGCAAAGCCTGTTTGAACACAGACAGGAATTTCCCACCATGGAGAATACGGGAATAACCAGGATCTCTCAGGCCCGTTTTAAGGGCATGACCTGTTTTATTGAGGAAAACTACCGAAAAAAAATCACCCTGGAGGACATCGCCGCATCAGTGGGCGTAAGTAAACGGGAAGCCCTCCGCTGCTTTCATTGCTCGGTCCCTTTATCCCCTATGGAATACTTAAATAAATACCGGCTCCATCAGGCCTGGAAGCTGCTTCTTCACACGGACCGTTCCATTACCGACATTGCGGAGCATACCGGATTTGAAAGCACCAGCTATTTTGACCGCCTGTTTAAAAGAGAATTTCATATCACCCCCAGAAAACACCGAAACAGTTCCAAAAACTCATGAACATTTTCAGGGATATCCTTTACTCCCTTTTCCATAAGAGCTATTATAATAAAAGACAGCTATAAAAAGGAGGATTCATATGGGAGAATTATCAAAGCTTCCGAATATTGGAAAAGAAGTGGAACGGCAGTTAAATGAAACCGGAATCTTTACTTATGAAGAATTAAAGGAAACAGGCACAGAACAGGCTTGGCTGAAGATCCAGGCCATGGACTCCTCCGCCTGCATCCACCGTCTCTATGGCCTGGAAGGAGCCATACAGGGGATTAAAAAAAGCCTCCTGCCTCAGAAGAGGAAGGAAGAATTAAAGGAATTTTACAATTTTCACAAATTATAAGAAAAGGCCCGGCCTGCCCCCTGTTAACCGGAAGCCAGGCCAAGGCCCAGAAATCCAAAAATAAAAAACACCAAAAAATACGCAAGTACGGCCAAAAGGCAGATTTCACCAGCCAGCCGGTATTTAATCAGCCGGAAACCCTTCATCCACTGATAAAAATAATAAAAAATCAAAACGATCCCCAAGGCTCCAACCAGGATTGGCAGCCAGGCCATGATAAGAAAGATAAGATTCATCCCATTACTCCCAAAATACGTCCTGTTCTTATCTTCCCCTCTTTCTCCCCTCTTAAGCAAAGGTGGGGACGGATTTCCATTTTATTTTATTTCAGGCCCAAAACACTGGATAAGCTTTAAATGGCTTCCTTCTTCAGCCAGCCACTGAAGTTCCTCAGTTCCCGTTGGCAGAAAAAACTGGTCCCCCTGACTGATCTCCTCCTGCCAGCCGTTCTCCTGCCCGGCATTTTTTCCTCCTAAAAGCAGTTTTCCCCTGCCCTCCAGTACATAAGCTGCGCTGCAGCCATTCTGTTTCATGCTCATGACGTCTTTTACTTCCAGCATTTCCATGGAAAAACATGGGGTGTCTTCATATCCCACCAGACGGATCCGGCGGTTTTTTCCCTCTTCTTTTAAAAGCTTTGCCGGAATGAACCACCGTTTCCTGGCCTCCTCCTCTGAAAAATTTTCATAATGGAAGCATTCAAACATTTTCTCAAAACCCAGTCCCTGGTGGCACATGGAATCAGCCACCTGATACCCTGACGGGGTCACACGCTCCACCCGTATGGTATAATCAGTCGGCTCCTGGATTTCCACCAGAAAACAGCCGGCACCAATTGCATGAGGAACACCGCCTTCAATCAGAATGGTATCCCCCTCCTGTACTTCAAACCGGTGAAGACACTGAAGTATGGCTTCTATATCCTGACGCAGGAAGCAGTCCTTCCAATGCTCCCGTGTCACACCGGGACGAAATCCAAGGTAAACATAAGGTTTTTCTCCATGAATCTCCCTGCCGCCCAGTATGTGCCAGCATTCTGTTTTCCCGTATTCGGAATGAAACAGTTCTCTGGCCTTCTTTTTATCCGGATGCACCTGAACGGCCAGCCGCTCTGCCGAATCAATCAGCTTCACCAGCACCCCCAGGGTTGCTCCCAGCTGTGCGGCATGCTCCTCTCCCAGATAACCGGCAGGATCTGATTCAATCAGCTCTTTCAAGGACACTGACGGCCGGTCTGCCAGCATGCTTAAGCCTTCTGTCAATTCTTCCCTTCCGGCGTTCCTGGCTGCCACAAGAGAGGCAATCCATTCTTCCGGGAAATGATCATCTTCCCCATTCTTTTCCCCGTGAAATTGTTCCAATAGTTTACCCCCAAAATAGGTCCGCCAGGCCCTGGAGCCTGTCAGGCGAATGGGGCAGTCTTTTCTTATTTCCATGATTTCCCTCCGCAATTTTCCTGATCAATCGGTTAAAAGCCATTCCGGTCTGACAGCTCCTTAAACCAGGTGCCCGATTTCTTCATGGTGATCTTGCAGTTATCATAAATATCCACCCTTAACAGGCCGTACCGGTTCTTATAGGCATTGATCCAGGACCAGCAGTCAAAGGGCGCCCATAAATGATATCCAAAGCAATTACAACCTTCCTCTATGGCTTTATGTAAGTATTTCAAATGCCCCTTGATGAATTCGATCCGGTAATCATCTGCCACCACACCGTTCTCATCTAAGAACTCCTCTTCTCCCTGAATTCCCATTCCGTTTTCTGATATGTACCATGGAAGATTTCCGTAGTTCTCCTTAATATTTTTTGCAATATCATAAATGGCCGGCTCATAAATCTCCCAGCCTCTGGAAGTGTTCATCTTCTGCCCTGGAAAGGTATAAGGCTCATAATATTTTTCCGGCATCAGCGGTCCCTCATAAGGGGTAGTCCTGGCTTTGGCCCGCCTTGGATGATAATAATTTACGCCCAGATAATCCACTGTATTTTTACGGATTATATCCAGATCCCCTTCCATCACCTGGGGAAGAATCCCCTCCTCCTTCAGCAGCTTTGTCAATGCCTCCGGATATTCACCTTTCACCGATGGATCCAGGAAGGAACGGTTAAAGATCAGATCCAGAATATCCGCAGCCTTCCGGTCTTCTTCCCTTTCTGGATTTTCACAATAGGTTGGCGTTAAGTTGATGATAATGCCTATTTTACCCCTGCAGACGCTTTTACGGAATTCTTCCACTGCAAGGCTGCTGGCCAGCTGAACATGATATCCCACATTAGCCGCTTTCTTTGCGTCACATACTGCAGGATAATGTCTCTGATATAAGTACCCTGTTTCCGGAATGATGACCGGTTCGTTGAAGGTAGTCCAGTATGTTACCCGGTCCCCAAACCGCTCAAAGCAAACAGCAGCAAATTTTGCAAATGCAAAAACGGTTTCCCTGTTCTCAAATCCGCCTTTTTTCACCCAATACTCCGGCAAGTCAAAATGATGAAGGCACATCATGGGTTCTATTCCGTTTGCAATCATTTCATTGATCACATCATCATAGAATTTCACTCCCTCTTCGTTTACAGTTCCTTCACAGTCCTTAATCACCCTGCTCCATTGAATGGAGGTCCGGTAGGAAGTCACACCGGCCAGCCTCATCTTCCTGATGTATTCTTCATATTTGTGATAAAAATCGGATGTCACTGCCGGTCCTACTCCGTCAAAAAACCGTTCCGGTTCCCTTTCAAACCAGTAATCCCATTCCGATTTTACACGTCCGCCTTCGCTGCTTCCGCCTTCTGACTGGGGACCGGAAGATGCTCCTCCCCATAAAAATCCCTTTGGAAATACATAATCCATCTTCATCTCTCCTATTCAAATTCACGTTTTGATACATTGATGTGTCATGAAATCATTGTTTTTAAGGCTACTTGTACCGCTTTAAATCGTATATATGTTCTGTTTGCAACGTCTGAATAAATTTATAGTTCCAATTTAGGAGATTCAAAATGGCGGATACCTGTCCGTTGTTTTTTGATCTTTGCATATCAAAGAAAACTATTGAAATGCCATGCCAGAAATGTTATAATAAATACACAAAAGGAGCAACCACCCCAATACAAGGGGTTGGCCGATTAAACGATAGAAAATTCCACCCTGTAACCGTCCAAAGTATACAAGGGTGGTTTTTCTATGCCTGTTCCCAGGACTTTATAGAAAAACGCTACTTACAATTATAAAATATAAAGGTAAGTAATGCTAAAATGAACATACCAAAAGACATAAGGTCCTTAAAGTCATATTTCATCCGCACCACCTCCTATCTATGTAAAGATAGAAGGCCAACGCCCTTGCAGTGACACGATTGCTCCATGCCACTATGGTAACATATCCCATTTTAATGTGCAATTACTTTTCTCAGCATCAGGCCACAATGGTTCTGCTCTGTAATTCCATTCAACTCAATCGTTTCTCCATACAGGTGATAATAAAGAGCTCCGTACAGATTCGCCCTGCTGCCGTTTGCGCAGGCTGTGATCCTTGGCATTAAATAGCCCTGCCTTTGTCCATCCAACAGGGAAACCACCTTTTTCCGGATCCGGTCAATGATTCCCGGATTGCTGCTGATCCCGCCGCCGAGGGCAATGAGTTCCGGATCAAAGGC of the Lacrimispora indolis DSM 755 genome contains:
- a CDS encoding AraC family transcriptional regulator codes for the protein MQSTKILTDESMMELVPHGSSTFPFQYYYEDVGKFDNQCIDWHWHKEFELVSVTEGILQCSVGNINHILEAGDGIFINSGVIHRFLSAGTAVIPNVLFASDFIAPESSSIHEKYLLPFLTSGISHFVLKSNTPWQKDVLFSLIRLYYLCEHPGPAWELEAHTLVCQVWQSLFEHRQEFPTMENTGITRISQARFKGMTCFIEENYRKKITLEDIAASVGVSKREALRCFHCSVPLSPMEYLNKYRLHQAWKLLLHTDRSITDIAEHTGFESTSYFDRLFKREFHITPRKHRNSSKNS
- a CDS encoding type I phosphomannose isomerase catalytic subunit, translating into MEIRKDCPIRLTGSRAWRTYFGGKLLEQFHGEKNGEDDHFPEEWIASLVAARNAGREELTEGLSMLADRPSVSLKELIESDPAGYLGEEHAAQLGATLGVLVKLIDSAERLAVQVHPDKKKARELFHSEYGKTECWHILGGREIHGEKPYVYLGFRPGVTREHWKDCFLRQDIEAILQCLHRFEVQEGDTILIEGGVPHAIGAGCFLVEIQEPTDYTIRVERVTPSGYQVADSMCHQGLGFEKMFECFHYENFSEEEARKRWFIPAKLLKEEGKNRRIRLVGYEDTPCFSMEMLEVKDVMSMKQNGCSAAYVLEGRGKLLLGGKNAGQENGWQEEISQGDQFFLPTGTEELQWLAEEGSHLKLIQCFGPEIK
- a CDS encoding glycoside hydrolase family 1 protein, which encodes MDYVFPKGFLWGGASSGPQSEGGSSEGGRVKSEWDYWFEREPERFFDGVGPAVTSDFYHKYEEYIRKMRLAGVTSYRTSIQWSRVIKDCEGTVNEEGVKFYDDVINEMIANGIEPMMCLHHFDLPEYWVKKGGFENRETVFAFAKFAAVCFERFGDRVTYWTTFNEPVIIPETGYLYQRHYPAVCDAKKAANVGYHVQLASSLAVEEFRKSVCRGKIGIIINLTPTYCENPEREEDRKAADILDLIFNRSFLDPSVKGEYPEALTKLLKEEGILPQVMEGDLDIIRKNTVDYLGVNYYHPRRAKARTTPYEGPLMPEKYYEPYTFPGQKMNTSRGWEIYEPAIYDIAKNIKENYGNLPWYISENGMGIQGEEEFLDENGVVADDYRIEFIKGHLKYLHKAIEEGCNCFGYHLWAPFDCWSWINAYKNRYGLLRVDIYDNCKITMKKSGTWFKELSDRNGF
- a CDS encoding TfoX/Sxy family protein; this encodes MGELSKLPNIGKEVERQLNETGIFTYEELKETGTEQAWLKIQAMDSSACIHRLYGLEGAIQGIKKSLLPQKRKEELKEFYNFHKL